The following proteins come from a genomic window of Miscanthus floridulus cultivar M001 chromosome 2, ASM1932011v1, whole genome shotgun sequence:
- the LOC136539666 gene encoding elicitor-responsive protein 1-like, translating to MGKGVLEVHLVDAKGLSGNDFLGKIDPYVIVQYRSQERKSSVARDQGRNPCWNEVFKFQINSAAASAQNKLILRIMDHDFFSSDDFLGEVTIDVTDIVSLGAERGTYHLNAAKHNVVLADKTYQGEIKVGITFTATQVQEDGGAIGGWRHSSFNQ from the exons ATGGGGAAGGGCGTCCTGGAAGTGCACCTCGTCGACGCCAAGGGCCTCTCCGGCAACGATTTCTTAG GGAAGATTGACCCCTACGTGATCGTGCAGTACCGGAGCCAGGAGCGCAAGAGCAGCGTCGCCCGAG ACCAAGGGAGGAACCCGTGCTGGAACGAGGTGTTCAAGTTCCAGATCAACTCCGCCGCGGCCAGCGCGCAGAACAAGCTCATCCTCCGCATCATGGACCACGACTTCTTCTCCAGCGACGACTTCCTCGGCGAGGTGAC GATCGACGTGACGGACATCGTCAGCCTGGGCGCGGAGCGCGGCACGTACCACCTCAACGCGGCCAAGCACAACGTGGTGCTCGCCGACAAGACGTACCAGGGCGAGATCAAGGTCGGCATCACCTTCACCGCCACCCAG GTTCAGGAAGATGGAGGAGCAATTGGAGGGTGGAGGCACAGTAGCTTTAATCAGTGA